The DNA region CACGCCCGCCAGTTCTTGCGTCACCCAATTGGCCGCCGCTTTCGAATCGCGCCCTTTGGCCACCGTTTCGAAATAGGTCGCTGCATCCATGTCGGATGAGAGCACGCGCGCGTCATAGGCCGAGAGCCCATACTCACTCATGAAGCGCTTCTTCTTCGCGTCCGGCAATTCCGGCAGCGATTTGCGGATGTCCTCGATCCATTTTTCCTCAAGCACCAAAGGCAGCAGATCCGGGTCCGGGAAATAGCGATAATCGTGCGCGTCTTCTTTCGAGCGCATCGTCCGCGTTTCGCCAGTGTTCGCATCGAACAGGCGCGTCTCTTGATCGATCGTGCCGCCGCTCTCCAGAATCTCAATCTGGCGGCGCGCTTCGTACTCGATCGCCTGCATCATGAAGCGCGTCGAGTTGACGTTCTTGATCTCGCAGCGCGTGCCCCATTCCTTGGTGCCAGCCTTGCGCACCGACACGTTCACGTCCGCACGCATGGAGCCTTCTTCCATGTTGCCGTCGCAGGTGCCAAGCGCGCGCACGATCGCACGCAGCTTGTTGAAATACGCCGCCGCCTCTTTCGACGAGCGCATGTCCGGACGCGACACGATTTCCATCAGCGCCACGCCCGAGCGATTAAGGTCGACATAGGTCTCGCTTGGGCTGAGATCGTGGATCGACTTACCCGCGTCTTGCTCCAGATGCAGGCGCTCGATGCGGATCGTCAGCGGCTCTTCGCCGTCCGGCTCCACTTCGATCTCGCCTTCGCCGACGATCGGCATCGCGAACTGGCTGATCTGATAGCCTTGCGGCAAATCCGGGTAGAAATAATTCTTCCGATCAAACCGGCTCACGCGATGGATCTCCGCGTTCAGCCCGAGCCCCGTGCGGATCGCTTGCTCGACGCAGAATTTGTTGATCACCGGCAGCATGCCCGGCATCGCCGCGTCCACCAGCGAGACGTGCGCGTTCGGATCACCGCCATAGGCAGCGCTCGCGCCCGAAAACAGCTTCGCGTTCGACGTCACCTGCGCATGCACTTCGAGCCCCACAATGATCTCCCATTGGGACTTCTCGCCGGACACAAGCTGGTCAGGGCGGGCGGAGCGAATATCGAGACTGGTCATAAGCTTGGATTAGGGGAGCCCGCGCGCGCTTGTCCAGGGTTCCAGGCCCAGCGCGCTTCCATTGCCGCATGTGGTGCGCAATTATGCCGCCGGGCGGAACGAAATGGCGGAGAATTTCATGCGCGCACTGATCCTATCCGCGGCCCTCGCCGCCCTCGCGGCCTGCCATACGCCCGCACCGGAACCCGTTCCAATGCCGACGCCCACGCCCTCCGCCGCCTGCGCCGTGCTCGATAGCCGCGATTGGTCAGCCTGGGTCAATCGTATGCCCGGCCCGAACGCGACGTCGACGCTGCACGTCACCGGTAAAGTCGATCTGCCCAATCCCGGCTACAGCGTCACCGTGCGCGACGGCCCCGCCGACCGCAGCGCCCAGCCCGTGCAACAGATCATGCTCGAGACGTCGCAACGCAGCGGTATGTTCACCCAAGCCGTGATCACCGCCGACGTGCACTATGTCGGCCCCATCATTGCCCCGAGCTACCGCGCCATTCGCGTGATGTGCGGCGGTCGCCAGATCGCCGAGATCAACGAAATCCCAGACGTGCAATGAGCCGCAAAGTAAAAGCCCCGCGCATCGCTGCGCGGGGCTGGCCAAGACAACGGCCAAAGAGGTTTCTCTGAAGTCGCAGGCGTTAGAGTAAGAACAATCCCAAAGCCGCGAC from Vitreimonas flagellata includes:
- the gatB gene encoding Asp-tRNA(Asn)/Glu-tRNA(Gln) amidotransferase subunit GatB — protein: MTSLDIRSARPDQLVSGEKSQWEIIVGLEVHAQVTSNAKLFSGASAAYGGDPNAHVSLVDAAMPGMLPVINKFCVEQAIRTGLGLNAEIHRVSRFDRKNYFYPDLPQGYQISQFAMPIVGEGEIEVEPDGEEPLTIRIERLHLEQDAGKSIHDLSPSETYVDLNRSGVALMEIVSRPDMRSSKEAAAYFNKLRAIVRALGTCDGNMEEGSMRADVNVSVRKAGTKEWGTRCEIKNVNSTRFMMQAIEYEARRQIEILESGGTIDQETRLFDANTGETRTMRSKEDAHDYRYFPDPDLLPLVLEEKWIEDIRKSLPELPDAKKKRFMSEYGLSAYDARVLSSDMDAATYFETVAKGRDSKAAANWVTQELAGVLNKKGLELADSPVKADALGALLDLIKDGTINGKIAKEVFAKMVETGEAPGAIVEREGLKQVTDTGAIEKAIDDLIAGNPDKLEDVKKNPKAFGWWVGQTMKATGGKANPGVVNEILKKKLGV